The window CTAAATTCTAAAGCTAATCTATTTATctgtaatgaaatatttaataaatttccttCATGTATTGTATACTTTTTTAATACTATGTGAAACTGGGCATTGTAATtagtatttcaatattttcaactaatttatgataattaattacattaatATAAATCACCTGTAGAGCTATCTCTTCCAacctttttatttgtgtttgtgGATCCGCATTTCCTACAGTTTCAATTAACTGATAGTCTGTGGAGTCCAAACCTTCAGCTAAACTTTGCCAAGCTTCTTCTTTCGTTTGGTGGTCACTGTCATCTCCATTTGACCTTTTAATAGAATCATGTTCTTTCCTTCTTTTTCTCTTGTAAGGTGTAAAAAGTCTGATAGGTCCAGTAGCTGTTTCATCATCACAGCATGCAGCACATGTACAACTTGTTGCGTGTGGTAAAATTATACCTTCAATAAATAAGTTGTTAATAGcagaaaaatcattttacaacaaatacAAATGActcaaaaatcaaaacaaaactaTTAAAGTACCAAGATCTCTACTGAAAAAACAaacatgcaaaaaaattgtggaGTTAACTAACTAAAAAATCTTTGGACCAATCACTTAATATCAGCtgattatacaatttttaaaaattaatagtaaaagATTCAATATCAGAAAGTATCTAcagaataatatttaatataaaatttaattcagaCTTTTATAAGCCTAAAGAAACTTGATAAatgtgaatatatgaaaatgaaacatGGATACGCAAACAAAGTGTAGAAGGTCATGAGGTTTTTTGTGTTGTAGTTTTTGATTTGGagaacttttctttttttgccAAAAGTTACAAGTCtttttataaacagaaattaaaaGTGTATAACTTTAAACCTCATTGCAGCATCTACAATGTCATTTATAATTGTAATTGGCATGAAAATTCAAGTAGTAGAGCAGGTAAAGAACTTGTCAGTGttgttgttaaaaatttaaaaacaattttgatcaatcttcctaatttaacaGATAGTATTGTTCCACAAAACAAAAACTCGATAATGTCTACAGCAATTAAGTATTCCTTAGAATCatgtcattttaaaaacaattgaaaagaAGTTTTCTCAGCCAGAACACAaagttaaattatattataaaaaagaatgttcataaacattaaaatacctatatgtgtgtgtgtataGGGGGGCGGTTAGCATCAGCTTCTGCTATTTGCCACATACTAAAAAATACCTATATGAAATAGGTATAAgaatatttaatatacaaaagTTGGTTCAATatccaattaaaaaattcatttttattcatttttttgtcatctGAGAAAGGatctttaaaatattcaagatATGATTATTAACATTATAACAAATTAAGAAACCAAATATAAGGGCATAAATGTAActatgagaaaatatttaagttGCAGCTTAGAGTGTAATTTTCCTAAACCTATAAAAAGTGCATATTGGAACAATTAAGCATTGAGTTGACGATATAGTGGCAGTGATTGATAATTGGCTTCTTATAAAAATGCACATGAATCATTGCAAAATTTATTAGCAGTAATATTATTACAACCTTTAagtaaactataaaaaaatatatttaccacTATAGCAAATCATTTATGTAGACATTAAAAAAGTATCTTCTCatttatctaaaattatataaaaatgcttTTATCTAGTGGCCAAATattttgagcagaaattcaTACATATAGATGTGTGAGGATAGATGAATAAGCccatgtatatatttttttcattaaaaactgtAGTAGTTTTCTGTAATATTTAAGAGATCTCTTTGGgaaaccattaaaaatgttttattgtagTTCTTActtgaatttgtaaatattggtATTCTTGGTAAACGATTGTCTGTTTACTATAAactagaaataacaaaaatttcaatattgaagacatgaccatattatttttaataaatattgtgattTGAAACCTTATATgcaataataaagaataatttgatcACCCATCTGATTTTAATACAGTTTCAACTTAATACCTTAAAGTAATTACCTTCATCAATTAAAGTTTGTAAGCTTCTTCCTCCAAATCTAATACTTCTCTTCCAATCTTTACTAGATGCTCGTCCACAAAGTGCTTCGAACTCACTAGGTGTATACCAAGAACTTCCTAATTTAATGCAACGCCCCCTACCTCCAGAGCCAAATCTGTTTTTATGAAGTTCAGCGGAAGTATTTTTGCACCTTACAGGCAACACAGCTGCATTTGCAGCATCATTCCATGTTCCCACTGAAGCATTTGAAACTGTAGTATTCACAGAAGTACCAGAAACATCTTCTTGTTGTATAACAATCGTTTTAAGTTCCTCGCCAGATCCATCTGTAGCTAAATAACCACTGTTATCGACACATAACATAGGTTTAAAATGAGGAATTTGATCTTGTGTAATAACATTAAATGTGCTAGTGATAAGCGATCCCACGGGAAGACTAACAGGTACCCCCGCATGTCTAACTGAGACTGTTGATACAAGAGGTTTCTTCGAATCTATAACAGAATCGCCATTATCGCCGCCATCGTGCTCATTCGCAAGATGTTCGGCTTCGGAAATGTCCGGTAGGACGACACCTTCCGAGTTTGAGTTTTCCATACGTAAAAGGCTGAACACAAATCACTTTTTCACGAATTTTagcaatattttttaacaatgaaaattatcacaaaacGGTTTTCACTACTCTTCATTTCATCATGATGACCCTGTCGTTTGCTGCAATGTGCAATGTCCGGTATTTAGAGTAGGAGGCGTAATATCAAATACGCATGTACCAAACGAATCGCGGCAATTTAAAATTTACTACAAATAAtacgaaataaaaaacattttgatcgttgttgtgattatattttgaatattgataataacgttttatcagaaaaaacctatatttttataataaacgtAAGTACGTGTACCAGAAatcgattaaaatttttaataacgcGTCGGgttgtaaaatttaaaaatgtattatcaatCAGTTTAAAAATAGATTACTGTTGATGTATTTAAGAGTCCGCGAAggataaaactgttttttagaccaaataataacaattaaatgttttataGAATTAGCACTTTATTCAGAACAGTATGTTTGATATCGCCATCAACAACAAAAGCGATTCAGATACAGGAGTCGTTCATTAATGTGCAGGATTAGTATTTCTATTATTTGAGAAGCTAGGACATACCTAATCgctattttgtacaaaaaaacttatgaaatcatatgaaaattatgagaTATGATAATAGGCCAAATATATAATGCTATTCATAAAGTTTGTTTcattcttttataaattatatagagCTCCAAATCTGGAAAATCAAGATCATGTATCATTGTTTTTCGGTtccaaacacaaaaaaattccataaaCATTTGTAAGAGAAAACTAGATTATTATAACTACCTCACAAAATCAACTGTTCAAGAAATAATTGGTGTTTACTTATCGACAACTAATTGATTGTAATATATGTGCAATTTTCAAAACGTACatacttttaacaaaattccattattgtttattatgaaTAGATCAGtatatttggaataataaatttctacactaccataaaatttttgcaattcCCCATTTTTTACTATGCTTGTTTATTCACTACTACTATCTAACAAAATACGTGTTAAAAATAGCTATTGTTCAACTGAACTGAACTGTCTCTGAGAATTTGTAAAGTTTtcagcaaaaaaattaatgagtgCGTATTAATGAGCGTTATTCCAAATCTTTTGCCAATTTATCCGCAAGACTTAATCTGCAATCactataatgaaaaagaaacctATATAGTAAAAGTTATAACAATCTTGAAATTGTCAAAAGAGAGACTCTTCCAATTAAAACCagaaatagttttaaaaagtCACTtagaattaaatacaaatttgaacTTCTTTATACGTTACTTGAATTTCGAATTATGCTTGGAATTTAACCTACGAAAAAAACTACTTGTCTATGAATCTGACCGTTCTGTGCATAACACACCCTAAGTATGTCGGGGTCAaaatatgtaatactcctatatggacagttcttatgggaaaaaaacatctctacgttacggtgccgactgTATTCATTGTCTCTCTCGTTCGAGcaactttatctatactgcgcattcttgaaaattctctaaaatatcAGTAGtgggaaaataataattaactgaagTGCTTGGAAgagagagagaacgatacactatttgtttcgcttagtcggaacagcttctacttatagaaactgtccacattattaggagtattacatatatggttgGGGTATGTTttgcatatatgtaatacttctatatggacagtttctataaagCTGGTCCGACTAAGGATGATAGAAtgacaacgatttctctatACTCCGAGGTTTCAGCTCgattctgcgcattctcaagcaagtatagataaagtgtcgcaaacgagagagaaaatgaatattgtcggcaccgtaacatAGGGACgattttcccataccaactgtctaCTACAGTATTACATAATGGATGTTTTGTTGTTCTGTGAAATATTACTCACAAAACATACCCAACACGATATGTTTTGTGACGTTACCATTGAAAACATTACCAAATTAACGCACGCCACAAAACATACCCACATTCTGTGCCGCATGCACTATCTGTGATCTTCTGTTTTGTTGTTGGTTAACGTGTTGTTTTTAATGTAGTAACGTATTTAGTATAATGGAATATTAAGAttcctctttatattattatctttgattttgttgaaccatatttcaagaaaaatttttgttaagaataaggaaaaaaaaacagtaaaataaaTGAGTGACGCTTTATAATTTTACcagtaaattattaatatggGAAGTTATTGGAAGTGAAAAGTCGAATATAAATTGTTCAATATATCAAGGTAAGTTTTTTTAACTTATCCTCATTTATAGTGAATGCGGCATTTATCGAAAATGATCATcaaacgaattttttaaattcttaacataatatttttacattaatagaaaaaaggttttttaaacattaatttgaCAAACTATTTAATCAAATCACCAATTAAGTGATTTCCATAAAATTATAGAAGGATATCTTTGCTAAACAGCGTGAGTTAGCTGCTAAccaaaatcattaaaaaaatttaatgaataaaatatacgCAATTCTCTTTCTCAGACAAATTGTTGAATAGCAAAAACCCGTGATCCTTTGTTTTGTCGATCTCAAGAAAGCATTTGATAGAGTTCAAATAGCTGCCACCATTGATACACTTTGGGAACAcacaatatttgtaaattatataaaagtaataGAAGAGctcaataaaaacaacaaaacaatgcAGGAGTTTACCGAACAATTTCCTATACTAACAGGAATTGGACAAGGTGATAGACTAAGCCTATTCTTGCtcaacaaaaaccaaaaaactcaATACACAGATATCTGTAGAAAAGAGGAATCAATAGTAATAACATATTTGAGAGTCGAGATCACAAGCTCTAAAAACTTACAACAAGAAGTACGAACCCAAGTAAATAAGGCATCAAGAATCCTCATATGGAAAAACAATCGTAAGACCTATACTTATTTACATATGCAGGAAAAACTCGAGCAGACACAAATATCTGTAGAAAAGAGGAATCAATAGTAATAACATATTTGAGAGTCGAGATCACAAGCTC of the Diorhabda carinulata isolate Delta chromosome 7, icDioCari1.1, whole genome shotgun sequence genome contains:
- the LOC130896755 gene encoding deformed epidermal autoregulatory factor 1-like encodes the protein MENSNSEGVVLPDISEAEHLANEHDGGDNGDSVIDSKKPLVSTVSVRHAGVPVSLPVGSLITSTFNVITQDQIPHFKPMLCVDNSGYLATDGSGEELKTIVIQQEDVSGTSVNTTVSNASVGTWNDAANAAVLPVRCKNTSAELHKNRFGSGGRGRCIKLGSSWYTPSEFEALCGRASSKDWKRSIRFGGRSLQTLIDEGIILPHATSCTCAACCDDETATGPIRLFTPYKRKRRKEHDSIKRSNGDDSDHQTKEEAWQSLAEGLDSTDYQLIETVGNADPQTQIKRLEEIALQINRLALEFRRGIEDLKDTMSRQNEKFHRDKEAAILAARVEAQVAALQPESNSDSTLQPAIDNENHKKCANCNREALAECSLCRRTPYCSTFCQRKDWASHQVECVRGVSAPNDAQQSIMLIVESTDQQ